From the genome of Pseudomonas sp. gcc21, one region includes:
- the dnaG gene encoding DNA primase, whose amino-acid sequence MAGLIPQGFIDDLLGRSDIVEVVGSRLKLKKTGKNYSALCPFHNEKSPSFSVSPDKQFYYCFGCGAGGNAVSFIMDFERLDFPQAVEELARNLGVDVPREERNGRQREPRAPRQDSPLYALLDQAAAFYRQQLRQHSQRQRAVTYLKQRGLSGQIAKLYDIGFAPPGWNNLMGHLATDSTEEKALMEAGLVVENENGKRYDRFRDRITYPIRDSRGRVIGFGGRVLGDDKPKYLNSPETPVFHKGRELYGLYEARRQNRQLDDILVVEGYMDVIALAQHGISNAVATLGTATSEEHLKRLFRIVHSVVFCFDGDNAGRQAAWRALTCCLPVLEDGRHVRFMFLPEGQDPDSLVRNEGQDGFRARMAQQSVTLTDYLFRHLAEQANPDSLEGKAHLASLALPLIEQVPGTLLRRLLRQSLEARTGMDLDTLPSAPPVAEHQESEPPPSSSWADQPIPDSSPRGSYRKRSAPATKSKGVENPLLNAARTLLHHPHLAGLVNQASQFANEDEDEAVLLVALVDALQKNPTLTTIQLLARWHGTAMGDELNQLAEKEWLLNIPSVNLEQQFFDTINNLLARQTDRQIQKLLDKSAVSPLTPEEKQQLRDLLNSHKTSSTAK is encoded by the coding sequence ATGGCCGGGTTGATCCCTCAAGGCTTCATAGACGATTTGCTTGGACGGTCCGATATCGTCGAGGTCGTCGGCTCACGCCTGAAGCTGAAGAAGACCGGCAAGAATTATTCAGCGCTCTGCCCGTTCCATAATGAAAAATCACCCTCATTCAGCGTAAGCCCAGACAAGCAGTTCTATTACTGCTTCGGATGTGGCGCCGGCGGCAATGCGGTCAGTTTCATCATGGACTTCGAACGCCTGGACTTTCCCCAGGCGGTTGAAGAGCTGGCTCGTAATCTGGGTGTCGACGTACCGCGCGAAGAGCGCAACGGACGTCAGCGAGAGCCCCGAGCGCCGCGCCAGGACAGCCCGCTTTATGCCTTGCTTGATCAGGCCGCAGCTTTTTACCGGCAGCAGCTGCGCCAGCATTCGCAACGCCAGCGCGCAGTCACCTATCTAAAGCAGCGCGGGCTGTCAGGGCAGATCGCCAAACTGTACGACATCGGCTTTGCCCCGCCCGGCTGGAATAACCTGATGGGGCATCTGGCCACTGACAGCACCGAAGAAAAGGCGCTGATGGAAGCCGGGCTGGTCGTTGAAAACGAGAACGGCAAACGCTACGACCGTTTCCGCGATCGCATCACTTATCCTATTCGCGACAGCCGCGGACGGGTAATCGGTTTCGGCGGCCGGGTCCTAGGTGACGACAAACCCAAGTACCTGAACTCGCCTGAAACGCCGGTGTTTCACAAGGGTCGCGAACTATACGGACTGTATGAGGCCCGCCGGCAGAACCGTCAGCTCGATGACATTCTGGTAGTCGAAGGCTACATGGACGTCATCGCCCTGGCCCAGCATGGAATATCCAATGCTGTAGCGACACTCGGCACCGCGACCAGCGAGGAGCACCTCAAGCGATTGTTCCGCATCGTGCACAGCGTGGTGTTCTGCTTTGACGGTGATAATGCCGGACGCCAGGCGGCGTGGCGCGCCCTGACCTGCTGCCTGCCGGTGCTTGAAGACGGCCGGCACGTGCGTTTCATGTTCCTGCCGGAAGGCCAGGATCCGGATAGTCTGGTACGCAACGAAGGCCAGGACGGCTTCCGTGCGCGCATGGCGCAGCAATCGGTAACCTTGACGGACTATTTATTCCGTCACCTGGCAGAACAGGCCAACCCGGACAGTCTTGAAGGCAAGGCACACCTTGCAAGCCTGGCCTTGCCGCTGATCGAGCAGGTACCGGGAACATTGCTCCGGCGACTGCTCAGGCAATCCCTGGAAGCCAGAACCGGTATGGATCTGGACACGCTGCCTTCAGCGCCACCGGTCGCCGAACATCAGGAATCCGAGCCGCCGCCCTCAAGCTCATGGGCAGACCAGCCGATACCTGATTCATCACCACGCGGCAGCTATCGCAAGCGCTCAGCGCCAGCGACCAAGTCAAAGGGTGTTGAGAATCCGCTGCTAAACGCAGCGCGAACGCTATTGCATCATCCGCATCTCGCGGGCCTGGTGAATCAGGCCAGCCAGTTCGCAAATGAGGACGAGGATGAAGCTGTTTTGCTTGTGGCATTGGTGGATGCCCTGCAAAAGAATCCAACGCTGACTACAATTCAATTGCTGGCCCGCTGGCACGGGACCGCAATGGGAGATGAGCTGAATCAGCTCGCGGAAAAGGAATGGTTGTTAAATATTCCCAGCGTGAACCTTGAACAACAGTTTTTTGACACCATTAATAACTTGCTGGCACGACAAACCGATCGCCAGATTCAGAAGCTCCTCGACAAATCGGCGGTTTCGCCGCTCACACCCGAGGAAAAACAGCAGCTACGAGACCTTCTAAATAGTCACAAAACGTCGTCTACCGCCAAGTAA
- the rpoD gene encoding RNA polymerase sigma factor RpoD — MSGKAQQQSRLKELIARGREQGYLTYAEVNDHLPEDIADPEQVEDIIRMINDMGITVFEAAPDADALLLADNDADEAAAEEAAAALAAVESDIGRTTDPVRMYMREMGTVELLTREGEIEIAKRIEEGIREVMAAISMFPGTVDSILADYHRVVEEGGRLTDIFNGYIDPDDDGMSATGAVEAPAPAAKAKTDDKSDDDEESEDDDTTEEEGDGGPDPEVARQRFTAVGDQLAKVKKALKKHGRGSPEATEELEALAVLFMPIKLVPKQYEALVRRVRGTQDQIRAQERAIMQLCVRDARMPRADFLRSFPGNETNEQWVDSLLADSPRYAEALEAVKPDVIRTQKKLAALEEEVELKLSEVKDINRRMSIGEARARRAKKEMVEANLRLVISIAKKYTNRGLQFLDLIQEGNIGLMKAVDKFEYRRGYKFSTYATWWIRQAITRSIADQARTIRIPVHMIETINKLNRISRQMLQEMGREPTPEELGERMEMPEDKIRKVLKIAKEPISMETPIGDDEDSHLGDFIEDGAMESPIDSATVESLKEATRDVLSGLTAREAKVLRMRFGIDMNTDHTLEEVGKQFDVTRERIRQIEAKALRKLRHPTRSDHLRSFLDE, encoded by the coding sequence ATGTCCGGAAAAGCGCAACAGCAATCCCGTCTCAAAGAACTCATCGCCCGCGGTCGCGAGCAGGGTTATTTGACCTATGCGGAAGTCAACGACCACCTACCGGAGGATATCGCCGATCCGGAGCAGGTTGAAGACATTATTCGCATGATCAACGACATGGGGATCACGGTTTTCGAGGCTGCACCCGATGCCGATGCCCTGCTCCTGGCAGATAATGACGCCGACGAAGCCGCCGCCGAAGAGGCCGCCGCTGCGCTGGCCGCTGTCGAGAGCGATATAGGCCGAACTACCGACCCGGTGCGCATGTACATGCGTGAAATGGGGACGGTGGAACTGCTGACCCGCGAAGGCGAAATCGAAATTGCCAAGCGCATCGAGGAAGGTATCCGCGAAGTCATGGCGGCCATTTCGATGTTCCCTGGCACTGTCGACAGCATTCTTGCCGACTATCATCGCGTAGTCGAGGAAGGCGGACGTCTGACCGACATCTTCAACGGCTATATCGATCCGGACGACGATGGCATGTCCGCGACGGGTGCCGTCGAAGCGCCCGCACCGGCAGCCAAGGCCAAGACCGACGACAAGTCTGACGACGACGAAGAAAGCGAAGACGACGACACCACTGAAGAAGAAGGCGATGGCGGCCCGGATCCGGAAGTCGCCCGTCAACGCTTCACTGCAGTCGGCGACCAGCTGGCCAAGGTCAAGAAGGCGCTGAAAAAGCACGGTCGTGGCAGCCCGGAAGCAACCGAAGAGCTGGAAGCCCTTGCCGTCCTGTTCATGCCGATCAAGCTGGTACCGAAGCAGTACGAAGCACTGGTTCGACGCGTCCGCGGCACCCAGGATCAGATCCGCGCCCAGGAACGCGCCATCATGCAGCTTTGCGTGCGTGATGCGCGTATGCCCCGTGCAGATTTCCTGCGCAGCTTCCCCGGCAACGAGACCAACGAACAGTGGGTCGACAGCCTGCTGGCGGACAGCCCGCGTTATGCCGAAGCCCTCGAAGCGGTCAAGCCTGACGTTATCCGTACGCAGAAGAAACTCGCTGCGCTGGAAGAAGAAGTCGAGCTGAAGCTGTCCGAGGTGAAGGACATCAACCGTCGCATGTCGATCGGTGAAGCCCGCGCCCGTCGTGCCAAGAAGGAAATGGTCGAGGCCAACCTGCGTCTGGTTATCTCGATCGCCAAGAAATATACCAACCGTGGCCTGCAGTTCCTCGACCTGATCCAGGAAGGCAACATCGGTTTGATGAAGGCGGTGGACAAGTTCGAATACCGTCGCGGTTACAAGTTCTCGACTTATGCCACCTGGTGGATCCGTCAGGCGATCACCCGGTCTATCGCAGACCAGGCGCGCACCATCCGTATTCCGGTGCACATGATCGAAACCATCAACAAGCTGAACCGCATCTCGCGGCAGATGCTTCAGGAAATGGGTCGCGAACCGACCCCTGAAGAGCTGGGCGAACGGATGGAAATGCCTGAGGACAAGATCCGCAAGGTACTGAAGATCGCCAAAGAGCCGATCTCCATGGAAACACCCATCGGCGATGATGAAGACTCCCATCTGGGCGACTTCATCGAAGACGGTGCCATGGAATCACCGATCGACTCGGCGACTGTCGAGAGCCTGAAGGAAGCGACCCGCGACGTCCTCTCCGGACTGACCGCACGGGAAGCCAAGGTTCTGCGCATGCGCTTCGGTATCGATATGAATACCGATCACACGCTGGAAGAAGTCGGCAAGCAGTTCGACGTCACCCGCGAGCGGATCCGGCAGATCGAAGCCAAGGCACTGCGCAAGCTGCGTCATCCGACGCGCAGCGATCATCTGCGCAGCTTCCTCGACGAGTAA
- a CDS encoding adenosine deaminase yields the protein MDEQWLVDLPKAELHLHLEGSLEPELLFSLAERNAVNLPWTDVETLRQAYAFNNLQEFLDLYYQGADVLRTEQDFYDLTWAYLQRCKAQGVVHVEPFYDPQTHTERGIPFEVALEGISSAMRDGREQLGISGGLILSFLRHLSEDDAFKTLEQAMPHRDAFFAVGLDSSEMGHPPSKFDRVFAKARSEGLLAVAHAGEEGPPEYIWQALDLLKVNRIDHGVRAAEDPRLIERLVDEQIPLTVCPLSNIKLCVFDSMREHNILELLDKGVKVTVNSDDPAYFGGYVLENFVALRDALGMTQDQARQLAQNSLDARLA from the coding sequence ATGGACGAACAATGGCTGGTGGATTTACCCAAGGCTGAACTGCACTTGCATCTGGAGGGATCGCTCGAGCCGGAGCTGCTCTTCAGCCTCGCTGAGCGCAACGCGGTCAACTTGCCCTGGACGGATGTCGAGACGCTGCGCCAGGCTTATGCCTTCAACAACCTTCAGGAATTTCTTGATCTGTATTACCAGGGCGCTGACGTGTTGCGCACGGAACAGGATTTCTACGATCTCACCTGGGCGTATCTGCAACGCTGCAAGGCCCAGGGGGTGGTACATGTGGAGCCCTTTTACGATCCACAAACCCATACCGAGCGGGGTATTCCCTTCGAGGTCGCCCTCGAAGGGATCAGTTCGGCGATGCGCGACGGGCGCGAGCAGTTGGGCATCAGCGGCGGGTTGATACTGAGCTTCCTGCGGCACCTGTCCGAAGACGATGCCTTCAAGACACTCGAACAGGCAATGCCGCACCGGGATGCCTTTTTCGCCGTCGGGCTCGATAGCTCGGAGATGGGCCATCCGCCGAGCAAATTCGATCGCGTTTTCGCCAAGGCGCGATCGGAAGGCCTGTTGGCAGTGGCGCACGCAGGGGAGGAAGGACCACCGGAGTACATCTGGCAAGCGCTGGATCTGCTCAAGGTCAACCGGATCGACCACGGTGTGCGCGCCGCAGAGGACCCGCGGTTGATAGAGCGGCTGGTGGATGAACAGATTCCCCTGACCGTGTGCCCGCTATCGAACATCAAGCTTTGCGTGTTTGACAGTATGCGCGAGCACAACATCCTTGAGTTGCTGGACAAGGGCGTGAAGGTCACGGTGAATTCAGATGATCCCGCGTACTTCGGTGGATATGTGCTGGAGAATTTCGTGGCGTTGCGCGACGCGCTGGGCATGACGCAAGACCAGGCCCGCCAACTGGCGCAGAACAGTCTCGATGCCAGGCTAGCCTGA